In one window of Poriferisphaera corsica DNA:
- a CDS encoding N-acetylmuramoyl-L-alanine amidase family protein, whose translation MRRMMLTGLAGLTLSSAMLVGCVDQTKIVEKPTKVDAFLERVEKGEPMPVEEILAYIENDRDAFNGWGEGYEFPVHPAEKHLKGWTIVLDPGHGGDAHKKNWKRGPTGVREAAINLRVGLILKALLENSGAQVKLTRADDSYDMSLAERAEVANTIVRKRDGGVGADLFVSLHHNASGPTANYTTVWFHGPVKWSEPDLDPAKYVAHELGWALRTQVAKTSPIMNDQQMYAKGFGVLKMTRVPAFLCESSFHTNPDEEQRLRDAEYNLREAYAIYKGLTEYAYGGRPTQEAPNVKIDGSEMVIETVLDDGSDKGWWGHDKERTVASTVNVNVNGVQAFAKYDAKSKKLIAKVAVADLPEAESYEVWVHHQNMFKHSNYPQRYSVAFSEGLVDGAKAESKAMLVKRNGIED comes from the coding sequence ATGAGGCGGATGATGTTAACTGGGTTGGCGGGATTGACACTATCGAGTGCGATGCTGGTTGGTTGTGTAGATCAGACAAAGATCGTTGAGAAGCCGACAAAGGTGGATGCGTTCTTAGAGCGTGTTGAAAAAGGTGAGCCGATGCCTGTTGAGGAGATTCTGGCTTACATCGAAAATGATCGAGATGCGTTTAATGGATGGGGTGAAGGGTATGAGTTCCCGGTGCATCCGGCTGAGAAACATTTGAAGGGCTGGACGATTGTACTGGATCCGGGTCATGGTGGTGATGCACATAAGAAAAATTGGAAGCGCGGGCCAACGGGCGTACGCGAGGCAGCGATCAATCTGCGTGTTGGTTTGATCCTGAAGGCGCTGCTTGAGAACAGTGGTGCGCAGGTGAAACTGACGCGTGCGGATGATTCATATGATATGAGTTTGGCGGAGCGTGCTGAAGTTGCGAACACGATTGTGCGGAAGCGTGATGGTGGTGTTGGTGCGGACTTGTTTGTATCGCTGCATCATAATGCCTCTGGGCCGACGGCGAACTATACGACAGTTTGGTTCCATGGGCCGGTGAAGTGGTCGGAACCAGATTTAGATCCGGCGAAGTATGTGGCACATGAATTGGGATGGGCGCTGCGAACACAGGTCGCGAAGACGAGCCCGATCATGAACGATCAGCAGATGTATGCCAAGGGGTTTGGCGTGCTGAAGATGACACGCGTGCCAGCGTTTTTGTGTGAGAGTTCGTTTCACACGAACCCCGACGAAGAACAACGGTTGCGTGATGCAGAGTATAACCTGCGAGAAGCGTATGCCATCTACAAAGGTTTGACTGAGTACGCATATGGCGGACGGCCAACCCAGGAAGCACCTAACGTAAAGATAGATGGTTCTGAGATGGTGATTGAGACAGTGCTTGATGATGGCAGCGATAAGGGGTGGTGGGGCCATGACAAGGAGCGTACAGTAGCATCGACTGTGAACGTCAATGTGAACGGCGTACAAGCATTCGCGAAGTACGATGCGAAGAGCAAGAAGCTTATCGCGAAGGTTGCTGTGGCAGATTTACCTGAAGCGGAAAGCTATGAGGTCTGGGTACATCACCAGAATATGTTCAAGCACTCGAACTACCCACAACGCTATAGCGTAGCATTTAGTGAAGGGTTAGTTGATGGCGCGAAAGCAGAATCGAAAGCGATGCTGGTGAAGCGTAATGGCATAGAAGACTAA
- a CDS encoding DUF2817 domain-containing protein — translation MKSIYIAIFALCLTSLFGCAVTPSPPLVSSTIHRTDQILGRSIQDRPISATTLTDTTATSPDTVLLVCGIHGNEAAATPAFWRLIGFLEQNPALLKDRSVIIVPALNPDGIAAKQRFNANGIDLNRNFGANNRKNSNRYGREALSEPESQILHDLILNAKPDRIIMMHQPLKCIDYDGPAQPLAEHMGKFTSLPVKKLGSRPGSLGSWAGNDLNIPIITFELHRDANSIPSIDIWDRYIDSILAAITFPDDPTITTTGK, via the coding sequence ATGAAATCAATTTACATCGCCATATTCGCTTTGTGTCTCACATCCCTCTTTGGCTGTGCCGTTACCCCATCTCCTCCCTTAGTTTCTTCAACCATCCACCGCACCGACCAAATCCTTGGCCGCTCCATCCAAGATCGCCCCATTTCCGCCACAACCCTCACCGACACCACCGCCACATCACCCGATACCGTCCTCCTCGTCTGCGGTATCCACGGCAACGAAGCCGCCGCGACCCCCGCTTTTTGGCGTCTTATCGGCTTCCTCGAACAAAACCCCGCTCTCCTCAAAGACCGCTCCGTCATCATCGTCCCAGCACTCAACCCCGACGGCATCGCCGCCAAGCAGCGCTTCAACGCCAACGGCATCGATTTAAACCGGAATTTTGGAGCAAATAACCGTAAAAACTCGAATCGCTATGGTAGGGAAGCCCTCTCAGAACCCGAATCTCAGATCCTCCATGACCTCATCCTCAACGCGAAGCCCGATCGCATCATCATGATGCATCAACCCCTCAAATGCATCGACTACGACGGCCCAGCACAACCCCTCGCCGAACACATGGGCAAATTCACCTCGCTCCCCGTCAAAAAACTCGGCTCTCGTCCCGGCTCCCTCGGCTCATGGGCTGGCAACGACCTCAATATCCCCATCATCACATTTGAACTCCACCGCGACGCCAACTCAATCCCCTCAATCGACATCTGGGATCGCTACATCGACTCAATCCTCGCCGCCATCACATTCCCCGACGACCCGACAATCACGACTACGGGCAAATAA
- a CDS encoding zinc ribbon domain-containing protein yields MEKPGIEMIEPMATYVMGSDVDFVEMGLLSKGERGGVYMLEYARGIDLWGLGWHYWIEIAGLMAVMLIVIGMVGIYRRRRKLADVRPGESYCSHCGYGLSGLKQGASQCPECGAKDVGESGKRRRVMKRIKGGTGWRWAMVFGAVLIAAMTGVFWFGAENEHVWVDNMAKVMGAGDGVKVKSSYAGDDQMIRRLGIKSWLKGKDYESRWAYRACKAVLSDELMKVVDGHSVQQVNVLRAKGVGRVRGKDGDAGRVEIKTISIRGIDDWDCKPQENLHIGQVPTAPMLIRFGDRTWFYEGWIGSHHDRLFMVDESKNVMQEIVFDQSGMAEFYDLLRGRPETMSYKISDGLYLLHQSNHWEAKRLGERAWHHFYVFDFDQKVLGHYNSFADVMEMNVGAWMLVQDALMKLRLEHLKGDNQVGNRQRFFEILGDRWMSLSEPLEAKPVEYSKHIAYMGNFTYTIPAIDRKMSNRWRVRGDMKGDMGGIMGRDVKMNTDGEIFVDRRASAICKIAMPWDAIVESRMDDEGYLYVIGMQKHGNDERFGVWVYDLPAPPRSPRKTFGKAGI; encoded by the coding sequence ATGGAAAAACCGGGAATTGAAATGATTGAGCCGATGGCAACGTATGTCATGGGTTCGGACGTGGACTTTGTTGAGATGGGTCTACTATCAAAGGGTGAGCGGGGCGGGGTTTATATGCTTGAGTATGCGCGGGGGATAGATTTGTGGGGACTGGGATGGCATTACTGGATTGAGATTGCGGGGCTGATGGCGGTGATGTTGATCGTGATTGGGATGGTCGGAATCTATAGACGGCGCAGGAAATTGGCGGATGTGAGGCCTGGTGAATCCTACTGCAGTCATTGCGGGTATGGGCTGAGCGGTTTGAAGCAAGGGGCGAGCCAATGCCCGGAATGCGGAGCGAAAGATGTAGGCGAGAGCGGTAAGCGGCGGCGGGTGATGAAACGGATCAAAGGAGGAACCGGTTGGCGATGGGCGATGGTTTTCGGTGCTGTATTGATTGCTGCGATGACGGGGGTGTTCTGGTTTGGCGCGGAAAATGAGCATGTGTGGGTGGACAATATGGCGAAGGTGATGGGGGCAGGCGATGGGGTGAAAGTGAAGAGTAGTTATGCGGGTGATGATCAGATGATTCGTCGGCTTGGGATCAAGAGTTGGCTTAAAGGGAAGGATTATGAGAGCCGATGGGCGTACCGGGCGTGCAAGGCGGTGTTGAGTGATGAGCTGATGAAAGTGGTGGATGGGCATAGCGTGCAGCAGGTGAATGTACTGCGGGCAAAGGGGGTAGGGAGAGTGAGGGGGAAGGATGGTGATGCGGGGCGGGTTGAAATTAAAACAATCTCTATTCGCGGAATAGACGATTGGGATTGCAAGCCTCAGGAGAATCTTCATATAGGACAGGTGCCGACAGCGCCGATGTTGATTCGATTTGGCGATCGAACATGGTTTTATGAGGGATGGATTGGATCACATCACGATCGGCTGTTTATGGTGGATGAATCTAAAAATGTAATGCAAGAAATTGTGTTTGATCAGAGCGGTATGGCGGAGTTTTATGATTTACTTCGAGGCCGACCCGAGACGATGTCGTATAAGATTTCGGATGGGCTGTATTTGCTGCATCAATCGAATCACTGGGAAGCAAAGCGATTAGGCGAAAGGGCGTGGCATCACTTTTATGTGTTTGATTTTGATCAGAAAGTTTTAGGCCATTACAACAGTTTTGCGGATGTTATGGAGATGAATGTGGGGGCTTGGATGTTGGTTCAGGATGCACTGATGAAGCTTCGGTTGGAACATTTAAAAGGAGATAATCAGGTTGGGAATCGTCAGCGGTTTTTTGAAATATTGGGTGATAGGTGGATGAGTTTGAGTGAGCCGCTTGAAGCAAAGCCAGTTGAATACAGCAAACATATTGCGTATATGGGCAATTTTACCTACACGATTCCGGCGATTGATCGAAAGATGAGTAATCGCTGGCGCGTGAGGGGAGATATGAAGGGGGACATGGGGGGGATCATGGGAAGAGACGTCAAGATGAATACGGATGGGGAGATTTTTGTTGATCGTCGGGCAAGTGCGATTTGTAAGATTGCGATGCCTTGGGATGCGATCGTGGAATCGAGGATGGATGATGAGGGATACTTGTATGTGATCGGGATGCAAAAACATGGCAATGATGAGCGGTTTGGGGTTTGGGTTTATGATTTGCCCGCCCCCCCCAGAAGCCCCCGGAAAACTTTTGGAAAAGCGGGTATTTGA
- the dacB gene encoding D-alanyl-D-alanine carboxypeptidase/D-alanyl-D-alanine endopeptidase, translated as MTRNFFKSSSLFALLLLLSFSTALSAQTTLSTSEVKEKLDAIFNQEKFANAFWGITVETIDGDIIYQQNRNKQFTPASNMKIFTSAATLDTLGSDFRYETKVDAVGSIRNGALNGDLVIVGSADPSLGAWHPAGNTESTALFAEWARQIKEAGIDKVYGRIIGDPRILPVEYYNGDWSLSDIPYWYAAGSSGLNIEENTVRIYIAPGKKVGDKPILRIVPDTDYINIVNKAKTVSAGQSTNADVVWRDPESNTVIFSGNVALDKKEYRERASIWNSPKYAAHLFKQALLDAGVEVQGKASNIRDLKSFEIEGIDSASKRTTVITHVSPSLHDLAAVVNKPSHNLFADLFGRTLAINTGKSGSFASAAIAVKEWFKSIDGPQPDAVNIYDGSGLSSRNNFQPRQMVHLLRYMATDSKAKESFIQSLPIAGVDGSLGRRLKNSPARGKVRAKTGYISYARTLSGYIESEAGQPFIFSFMCNNYTVPTREVNAAQDAACAYLFDPLGTYNKNKEAEKK; from the coding sequence ATGACACGCAACTTCTTCAAATCATCCAGCCTCTTCGCGCTGCTCCTGCTTCTCTCATTCTCAACCGCGCTTTCTGCCCAAACCACCCTCTCCACCTCCGAGGTCAAAGAAAAGCTCGACGCGATCTTCAACCAGGAAAAATTCGCCAACGCATTCTGGGGCATCACCGTCGAGACCATCGACGGCGACATCATCTACCAGCAAAACCGCAACAAGCAGTTCACCCCTGCTTCTAACATGAAGATCTTCACCTCCGCCGCCACGCTCGACACCCTTGGCTCGGACTTCCGCTATGAAACCAAAGTCGACGCCGTCGGCTCAATCCGCAATGGTGCTCTCAACGGTGATCTCGTCATCGTCGGCTCCGCTGACCCGTCACTCGGTGCCTGGCATCCAGCCGGTAACACTGAATCAACCGCACTCTTCGCCGAGTGGGCACGCCAGATCAAAGAAGCCGGCATCGACAAAGTCTACGGCCGCATCATCGGCGACCCCCGCATCCTCCCCGTAGAATACTACAACGGCGACTGGTCTCTCTCTGACATCCCCTACTGGTACGCCGCAGGCTCCTCAGGCCTCAACATCGAAGAAAACACTGTCCGCATCTACATCGCCCCCGGCAAAAAAGTCGGCGACAAACCCATCCTCCGCATCGTCCCCGACACTGACTACATCAACATCGTCAACAAAGCCAAAACTGTTTCCGCCGGCCAATCCACCAACGCCGACGTTGTCTGGCGTGACCCAGAATCCAACACCGTCATCTTCTCTGGCAACGTCGCACTCGATAAAAAAGAATACCGCGAACGCGCCTCCATCTGGAACTCACCTAAATACGCAGCACACCTTTTCAAACAAGCGCTCCTCGACGCCGGTGTCGAAGTCCAAGGCAAAGCCTCCAATATCCGTGACCTCAAATCCTTCGAAATCGAAGGCATCGACAGCGCCTCTAAACGCACAACCGTCATCACCCACGTCTCACCATCACTTCACGACCTCGCAGCCGTCGTCAACAAACCTTCTCACAACCTCTTCGCCGATCTCTTCGGCCGCACCCTCGCCATCAACACCGGCAAATCAGGCTCATTCGCCTCCGCCGCCATCGCCGTCAAAGAATGGTTCAAATCAATCGACGGCCCGCAACCCGACGCCGTCAACATCTACGACGGTTCCGGCCTCTCATCACGCAATAACTTCCAACCTCGCCAGATGGTGCACCTCCTCCGATACATGGCCACCGATTCCAAAGCTAAAGAATCATTCATCCAATCACTCCCCATCGCCGGCGTCGATGGTTCCCTCGGCCGTCGTCTTAAAAACTCACCCGCTCGCGGTAAAGTCCGGGCCAAAACCGGCTACATCTCCTACGCACGCACACTCTCCGGCTACATCGAATCCGAAGCCGGACAACCCTTCATCTTCTCATTCATGTGCAACAACTACACCGTTCCAACCCGTGAAGTCAACGCCGCTCAAGACGCAGCTTGCGCCTACCTCTTCGACCCACTCGGCACCTACAACAAAAACAAAGAAGCCGAAAAGAAATAA